In the Mytilus trossulus isolate FHL-02 chromosome 1, PNRI_Mtr1.1.1.hap1, whole genome shotgun sequence genome, one interval contains:
- the LOC134691643 gene encoding adhesion G protein-coupled receptor L3-like isoform X4, whose product MSLLFRRNFTFVFLLMVLPIDVIGVSFSRHRYSRRGDRDDSKDTRIAYACENSTMHLNCTTYNGVIRVIRANYGRFVLSTCNPWSVTTGWNLQCTAKDSFNIVAARCDGRPECSVMASNRVFPDPCKTTHKYLEVYYYCQQSEPTVPYPTTKKPTTTSSTTTKEPTTKPTEVSTTGCDCDVRGTKTCMPTKECICRENFSGTKCDQCTAGYYNFPSCTECDCDNRATLPGICSKETGKCLCGENLTPTCDACRPGFVNYPYCQVDIVTTKAPSTPTPKPTESSPMPIKKTTPGRTKSTTTEKSSRYTCKSTESEGVWWPVSVTGIVVRDCPGDLKGKMTWECGVRGWKRKPNLSNCVSPWLDNFEDLIHRRKCKKCLHGFKCKKHKVCKPTIEAGSDNVEEVATTLNERTANQKFGPGDLKKTTLDLFPKLNEQLITQTRGMTKRQKRNKVKKFAKSILKAGSNLLIDSNSWKGLPKMERTRVATSLVVNMEETGYQIADSLEVGDPPVITRDTNIFMEVNAIRTEDQTNKRLSFPSSVQDREDADDFVTIPVESLVNSSNNGEVRIVFLVYKSLSEFMSPPADENTGDDNNKDDEDETANNDTQPFIGTNIFSTSVNGRKTKFQLSKPLTFTLKHKQAPQPGFHAVCSYWQFNESLAGQWSDDGCSLVKTNKSHTTCQCDHMTNFAILMDTVGTKLSLEHQITLTAITYLGCIVSITCLLCCIFTFCFFKNLQCDRNTIHKNLCLSLMMAEIVFLVGINLTQYKIVCGIVAGLLHFWFLAAFSWMCLEGVQLYVMLIEVFEAERSRRLWYYLFGYGVPTIIVGVSAAVNHEGYGTELHCWLKTENYFIWSFVGPVCAVILINIIMLGIAIYMMCRHSNTLASSLRTKEKTRLQKIKSWLKGAIVLVVLLGLTWSFGVLYISRESVVMAYLFTILNTLQGVFIFVFHCVMNEKVKKEYKKFAYRATWLPGCIRSLFVGYSGSLGSTSPSNSSSSGGHLLKFWSGKRRRKSSGSTLEKSSKGKKRRSDIKSSEVESFSQSISNHGNIDSQYRPPSNNYDNGYTHGYMYANTGVSDGGIVGDLSVADCSVIDSEYVSEFCHNKMQVSMEKRRYSSGSEEEGNDENNDNKNRLSVLSEDSAVKNSDFVSTEAEMSYSEMSDVDSEKSKDLRKEEEPLFPKTNSEKNLLNNLVTIDGGQKKSPSSSELRIIDTSDSLSRSTPNMKLIQGYEAILNNKTDLLIDTGETQTGRKPVTRLNSDCPGKFDPHRYVLDHSEC is encoded by the exons ATGTGATGGCAGACCGGAATGCAGCGTCATGGCATCCAATCGGGTATTCCCAGATCCATGTAAAACAACTCATAAATATTTAGAAGTTTATTATTATTGCCAACAATCAG aacctacTGTACCATATCCAACTACCAAGAAGCCCACCACAACATCATCAACAACAACGAAGGAACCCACAACAAAACCTACTGAAGTCTCAACAACAG GTTGTGATTGTGATGTACGTGGAACTAAAACATGTATGCCCACCAAAGAATGTATTTGCAGAGAAAACTTCAGTGGAACCAAATGTGACCAGTGTACTGCTGGGTACTATAACTTCCCATCCTGCACAG AATGTGATTGTGATAACCGTGCTACATTACCAGGGATATGTTCTAAAGAGACGGGGAAATGTCTATGTGGAGAAAACTTGACACCAACATGTGACGCTTGCAGGCCAGGATTTGTTAATTATCCTTATTGTCAAG TTGATATTGTGACGACAAAAGCTCCAAGTACACCTACACCGAAACCAACAGAGTCCAGTCCAATGCCAATCAAAAAGACCACACCAGGAAGGACCAAGTCAACAACAACCGAGAAGAGTAGCAGATACACATGTAAAAGTACAGAGTCTGAAGGGGTGTGGTGGCCTGTCTCTGTGACAGGGATTGTTGTAAGAGACTGCCCAGGAGATTTGAAAG GTAAAATGACCTGGGAATGTGGTGTAAGAGGATGGAAGAGAAAACCAAACCTGTCAAACTGTGTGTCACCATGGCTAGATAACTTTGAAGATTTG ATACATAGGAGAAAGTGTAAAAAATGTCTCCATggtttcaaatgtaaaaaacacAAAGTTTGTAAACCAACA ATAGAGGCTGGCTCAGATAATGTAGAAGAGGTGGCTACAACACTCAATGAGAGGACTGCCAATCAAAAATTTGGTCCTGGGGATTTGAAGAAAACAACACTTGATCTTTTCCCCAAACTTAATGAACAGTTAATAACCCAGACACGTGGTATgacaaaacgacaaaaaagaaacaaagttaaaaaattTGCCAAG TCAATACTGAAGGCTGGCAGTAACCTTTTGATTGATTCAAACTCATGGAAAGGGTTGCCTAAAATGGAGAGAACTCGTGTAGCTACATCACTGGTTGTGAACATGGAAGAAACAGGGTACCAGATAGCTGACAGTTTAGAAGTTGGTGACCCTCCTGTCATCACTAGGGATACCAATATAT TTATGGAAGTTAATGCCATTAGAACAGAagatcaaacaaacaaaagactGAGTTTCCCGTCTTCTGTTCAAGATCGAGAGGATGCTGATGATTTCGTTACTATTCCTGTAGAAAGTCTTGTCAACTCTTCTAATAATG GTGAGGTTAGGATAGTTTTTCTTGTCTACAAAAGTCTGAGTGAGTTCATGAGTCCACCTGCAGATGAAAATACTGGAGATGACAATAACAAGGATGATGAAGATGAAACTGCCAACAACGATACTCAACCTTTCATTGGAACTAATATTTTCTCAACTTCAGTCAACGGCAGGAAAACTAAATTCCAACTGTCAAAGCCTTTGACATTTACCTTGAAACACAAACAG GCACCTCAACCAGGATTTCATGCTGTATGTTCATACTGGCAATTCAATGAAAG tTTAGCTGGACAGTGGTCTGATGATGGTTGTAGTTTGGTAAAAACTAACAAATCCCACACCACATGTCAGTGTGATCACATGACAAACTTTGCCATCTTGATGGATACTGTCGGTACTAAG TTATCTCTGGAGCACCAGATCACACTGACAGCTATAACCTACCTCGGATGTATTGTATCCATCACTTGTCTGTTGTGTTGTATCTTTACATTCTGTTTCTTCAA aaatCTTCAATGTGATAGAAACACAATACACAAGAATTTATGTTTGTCCCTAATGATGGCTGAGATTGTGTTCTTAGTGGGTATCAACCTAACACAGTATAAG ATTGTATGTGGTATTGTGGCTGGGTTACTACACTTTTGGTTTCTGGCCGCATTTAGTTGGATGTGTCTAGAGGGTGTCCAGTTATATGTCATGCTGATAGAAGTGTTTGAAGCAGAGAGGTCCAGAAGACTTTGGTATTATTTGTTTGGATATG gTGTACCCACTATAATAGTTGGTGTTTCAGCAGCAGTCAACCATGAAGGTTATGGAACAGAATTACA TTGTTGGTTGAAGACAGAGAATTATTTCATTTGGAGTTTTGTAGGACCAGTATGTGCTGTTATATTG ATAAATATAATCATGCTGGGTATTGCCATCTACATGATGTGTCGCCATTCTAACACTCTAGCTTCATCATTAAGAACCAAAGAAAAAACTAGATTACAGAAAATAAA ATCTTGGTTGAAAGGAGCAATAGTGCTAGTGGTCCTGTTGGGCTTGACCTGGTCCTTTGGAGTCCTATATATCAGCAGGGAATCAGTGGTGATGGCCTATCTCTTCACCATACTCAACACATTACAGGGAGTCTTTATTTTTGTGTTCCATTGTGTCATGAATGAAAAG GTAAAGAAAGAATACAAAAAGTTTGCCTACAGAGCAACATGGCTGCCAGGTTGTATAAGGAGTCTATTTGTGGGTTATTCAGGAAGTCTTGGTTCTACATCGCCAAGCAACTCGTCATCATCTGGTGGA CATCTACTGAAGTTTTGGAGTGGGAAACGGAGGAGGAAGTCATCAGGCTCTACATTAGAAAAATCTTCTAAAG GAAAGAAGAGAAGAAGTGACATAAAAAGTAGCGAAGTAGAAAGTTTCTCTCAAAGCATCTCTAATCATGGAAATATCGATAGTCAATATCGACCACCTAGTAATAATTATGATAATGGATACACACATGGGTACATGTACGCCAACACTGGGGTATCTGATGGGGGAATAGTCGGAGATCTCTCAGTAGCCGATTGTTCTGTTATTGACAGTGAATATGTGAGTGAATTCTGCCATAATAAAATGCAAGTTTCCATGGAGAAACGACGATATTCATCTGGATCTGAAGAAGAAGGTAATGATGAAAACAATGACAATAAAAATCGATTGTCAGTTTTATCCGAGGATTCAGCAGTGAAAAATTCAGACTTTGTATCAACAGAAGCTGAAATGAGCTATTCAGAAATGAGTGACGTTGACAGTGAAAAATCGAAAGATTTGAGAAAGGAAGAGGAACCTCTTTTTCCAAAAACAAACTCTGAAAAAAATTTATTGAACAATTTAGTGACTATAGATGGAGGACAGAAAAAAAGTCCATCATCAAGTGAATTACGGATAATAGACACATCAGACAGTCTGAGTAGAAGCACACCAAACATGAAACTAATCCAGGGCTATGAAGCAATATTAAACAATAAGACTGATCTATTAATAGACACAGGGGAAACCCAGACTGGTAGAAAACCAGTAACAAGACTTAATTCAGATTGTCCTGGTAAATTTGACCCTCACCGATATGTTTTGGATCATAGTGAGTGCTAG